In the genome of Rhodoplanes sp. Z2-YC6860, one region contains:
- a CDS encoding glycosyltransferase, translated as MTTGNSDPRILEIGQVPRMHHAYPATTEFYSTYVMASAHNKPAGSTLVSAASLAPLANRLLDPRLDLVVVHASPHGLVEGMVRTVFRRATLGGHCPLFRGFAQQLLRRKTAAPVAVMDLEDSPSVLSCNWHLLRRATLYFKRELPADRWQLLATDGKVPTQRFRASQDYRSALARVRPLSLGLPDHILSAGPFEPARERKDIDVFFAGKLNGSSTVRERGMRELMPLRDAGYRIEICEGGLSTADYLERCSRAWLVWAPQGYGWDCFRSYEAAFAGSVPLISRQTIERHQPLNDGEHAVYYDLEPGALAGAVQRTLENRERLLAMAQAARQHVLHHHAPAALARYVVQSTLAAAGRPVPAERIGEA; from the coding sequence TTGACCACCGGCAACTCTGATCCGCGCATCCTGGAAATCGGGCAAGTGCCACGGATGCACCACGCCTATCCGGCTACGACCGAGTTCTATTCGACTTATGTCATGGCCTCCGCGCACAACAAGCCTGCGGGGAGCACGCTGGTCTCGGCTGCCAGTCTCGCGCCATTGGCGAACCGCCTGCTCGATCCCCGGCTGGATCTTGTCGTGGTGCATGCTTCGCCGCACGGTCTCGTAGAAGGAATGGTGCGGACGGTCTTCCGCCGCGCGACCCTGGGAGGGCACTGCCCGCTGTTCCGCGGCTTTGCGCAGCAGCTGCTTCGCCGGAAAACAGCTGCGCCGGTGGCTGTGATGGACCTCGAGGACTCGCCGTCGGTGCTCAGCTGCAACTGGCATCTTCTGCGCCGGGCGACGCTCTACTTCAAGCGGGAGCTTCCCGCCGACCGCTGGCAGCTGCTGGCGACCGACGGCAAAGTCCCCACGCAACGCTTCCGGGCAAGCCAAGATTATCGATCGGCGTTAGCGCGCGTTCGTCCGCTGTCTCTGGGCCTGCCCGACCATATCCTGAGCGCAGGACCGTTCGAGCCGGCAAGAGAGCGCAAGGATATCGACGTGTTCTTTGCCGGAAAGCTGAACGGCTCGAGCACTGTTCGCGAACGCGGCATGCGAGAGCTCATGCCGTTGCGCGACGCCGGATATCGAATTGAAATTTGCGAAGGCGGGCTGTCGACGGCTGACTATCTGGAGCGGTGCTCACGCGCCTGGCTGGTTTGGGCGCCACAGGGCTACGGCTGGGACTGCTTTCGCTCCTACGAGGCTGCCTTTGCCGGATCGGTGCCGTTGATCAGCAGGCAGACCATCGAACGCCATCAGCCGCTCAACGATGGCGAACACGCCGTCTATTATGACCTTGAGCCAGGTGCGCTGGCCGGAGCGGTTCAGCGGACATTGGAGAACCGGGAGCGTCTGTTGGCGATGGCGCAAGCGGCCCGTCAACACGTGCTGCACCATCATGCGCCGGCAGCGCTGGCGCGTTACGTCGTGCAATCGACGCTCGCCGCGGCCGGACGGCCCGTGCCGGCAGAACGGATTGGCGAGGCATGA
- a CDS encoding lipid A biosynthesis lauroyl acyltransferase, with the protein MLAANPGIRFIDEEFRETVGIKVAGRLALGMLALMRCLTRRQAASLCGAMTRQVGPLLRGHRHARRQLGAALPDMDGPDSRIVLHGMWDNIGRTFAEYAHAPELMAFSTERPTAGQVVMDGITADRLRHLGAQKQGALMFAAHLGNWEIPAMAAQVIGRNIALAYKPQPSHRMTDRMVAMRSLFAGRLIEAGPAAPREMLKALHDGWLVGMLVDQHYAAGIDVSFFKHTCRVNPILARLARMHDVPVYGARAIRLADQRHRFEMVGPLEFPRDSKGKIDVQGAMQTVFGLIESWIREHPEQWIWTHRIIR; encoded by the coding sequence GTGCTTGCCGCCAATCCTGGCATTCGCTTCATCGACGAAGAGTTTCGCGAAACCGTTGGGATCAAGGTCGCCGGCCGTCTGGCTCTTGGAATGCTCGCGCTGATGCGTTGTCTCACCCGAAGACAGGCCGCCTCCCTATGCGGGGCCATGACGCGTCAGGTGGGACCTTTGCTGCGCGGTCACCGTCACGCGCGCCGACAACTCGGCGCGGCGCTGCCCGACATGGATGGCCCCGATTCTCGAATCGTCCTGCACGGCATGTGGGACAATATCGGCCGGACGTTTGCCGAATACGCCCACGCTCCGGAGTTGATGGCCTTTTCGACGGAGCGACCGACCGCGGGGCAAGTCGTCATGGACGGCATCACGGCTGACCGGCTTCGCCATCTCGGCGCGCAGAAGCAGGGCGCTTTGATGTTTGCCGCGCACCTTGGCAACTGGGAGATACCGGCGATGGCAGCGCAGGTGATCGGGCGGAACATCGCCCTGGCCTACAAGCCGCAGCCGAGCCACCGGATGACGGATCGCATGGTTGCGATGCGTTCGCTCTTTGCCGGCCGTTTGATTGAAGCAGGGCCGGCGGCGCCGCGTGAAATGCTCAAAGCGCTGCACGATGGCTGGCTGGTCGGCATGCTTGTCGATCAGCACTATGCGGCCGGCATCGATGTGTCCTTCTTCAAGCACACCTGCCGGGTCAATCCGATCCTTGCGCGCCTTGCTCGGATGCATGACGTCCCGGTGTATGGCGCGCGCGCGATCAGGCTTGCCGACCAGCGCCATCGATTTGAGATGGTTGGCCCGCTTGAATTCCCCAGAGACTCGAAGGGCAAGATCGATGTGCAGGGCGCCATGCAGACGGTGTTCGGCTTGATCGAATCATGGATCCGGGAGCATCCCGAGCAGTGGATCTGGACACACAGGATCATCCGATAA
- a CDS encoding glycosyltransferase, which translates to MAKRILFDISTSMRWSGPPVGIVRVERELARWASRHHANCRFGFFDADSQAYRQVLSEHLPAILDDAVMVDTTGMSDVSQTRRRRSDRVPRSLRTPFLWLTQFRRMALRSAGGWLLKGRSPAIEATIARLQLMIAGKKYRGMLMSPGGGRRLIVSLAALTGALMQLDSDDVVLFAGSNWAHSNAGAIGDWQKRIGVGLISLCHDIIPLLLPEYFRPNDVELLRRHFDRVFAIASLNLVASKVVGADIRKYCAGRGIAAGPVMQIPFGFDLPKGHAGSPNAPPNSRYIMLVSTIEPRKGHCLIEAVWNRLLQERIPQELDLSLLLIGRSGWLVEDLIERLRETDRVLLMEDVDDASLGRLYDQASFCIYPSEYEGYGLPVVEALARGKPVLASDVGIVPELRSSLLKRLPPRDEEAWYQAIRTWLLNLDSVPRADGTFRHPTWDEAAAAVFKTIDEFISLEAPNR; encoded by the coding sequence ATGGCGAAGCGTATCCTGTTCGATATTTCGACTTCGATGCGGTGGTCGGGCCCTCCGGTCGGCATCGTGCGTGTCGAGCGCGAGCTGGCCAGATGGGCCTCGCGGCACCATGCCAACTGCCGATTTGGTTTTTTCGACGCCGACAGCCAGGCCTATCGGCAGGTGCTTTCAGAGCATTTGCCGGCCATTCTCGATGACGCGGTCATGGTCGACACCACCGGGATGTCGGATGTTTCGCAGACGCGGCGGCGCCGGAGCGATCGGGTCCCGCGCTCTCTGCGCACGCCGTTTTTGTGGCTCACGCAGTTTCGACGGATGGCGCTGCGGAGTGCCGGCGGCTGGCTCCTGAAGGGCCGTTCGCCGGCGATCGAAGCCACGATTGCCCGGTTGCAATTGATGATTGCCGGAAAGAAATATCGCGGGATGCTGATGTCTCCGGGCGGCGGTCGGCGGTTGATCGTATCGCTCGCTGCTTTGACCGGCGCCCTCATGCAACTCGATTCAGACGACGTGGTCCTGTTCGCCGGTTCGAACTGGGCGCACAGCAATGCTGGAGCGATTGGGGACTGGCAGAAGCGTATCGGGGTCGGGCTGATCTCGCTTTGCCATGACATCATTCCATTGCTGCTGCCGGAATATTTCCGGCCCAACGACGTGGAGCTGTTGCGGCGGCATTTCGATCGCGTCTTTGCAATCGCGTCGCTGAACCTCGTCGCGTCCAAGGTCGTTGGGGCCGATATCCGGAAGTATTGTGCCGGTCGCGGAATTGCGGCGGGGCCGGTGATGCAAATTCCGTTCGGCTTCGATTTGCCAAAAGGCCACGCCGGTTCGCCGAACGCCCCGCCGAACTCCAGATACATCATGCTGGTCAGCACCATCGAGCCGCGCAAGGGGCACTGCCTGATCGAGGCGGTCTGGAACAGGCTTTTGCAGGAGCGCATTCCGCAGGAGCTCGACCTTTCGCTGCTGCTGATCGGCAGATCCGGCTGGCTGGTGGAGGATTTGATCGAGCGTCTGCGGGAAACAGACCGCGTCCTTCTCATGGAGGATGTCGACGACGCGTCCCTGGGCCGTCTCTACGACCAGGCCAGTTTTTGTATCTACCCTTCGGAGTATGAGGGGTACGGGCTCCCGGTGGTCGAAGCGCTGGCGCGGGGCAAGCCGGTCCTGGCCTCGGATGTCGGCATCGTGCCTGAGCTGCGGTCGTCACTGTTGAAGCGGTTGCCGCCGCGGGATGAAGAAGCCTGGTATCAGGCGATCCGGACATGGCTCTTGAATCTGGATAGCGTGCCGCGCGCCGACGGCACGTTCCGCCACCCGACTTGGGATGAGGCGGCCGCAGCCGTGTTCAAAACGATCGACGAATTCATTTCGCTCGAAGCGCCGAACCGATGA
- a CDS encoding glycosyltransferase family 2 protein, whose amino-acid sequence MPTGDPKISVVMPVFNCESWLPQALESIGTQSFPGFELIVVDDGSTDRSCRIVEDAARSDSRIRLERQARLGISAALNRAVALARSPIIARMDGDDVAAPNRLQMQMDFLGSHPDVAAAGSWARVIGHRNEVIGELKPDTLPSRLREILPKQNPFVHSSMAIRGDILRSLGGYRQALDGAEDYDLWLRISERAELANLPEFLLSYRSVRPQSNEAAIRKQLLAARLARLSAKARRDHQTDFVDTLPVPLDLATLGQRDDLRATAELYRLLARPVADPVPVGDFGILAGTELNHAERKTAQFWLRDVLQSQRTFAARSMALYWLLKLHPARGLTLIGSALRAK is encoded by the coding sequence TTGCCAACCGGCGACCCGAAAATCTCAGTCGTCATGCCGGTGTTCAATTGCGAGTCTTGGCTTCCGCAAGCGCTGGAATCGATCGGCACTCAGTCGTTTCCGGGTTTTGAATTGATCGTCGTCGATGACGGATCGACGGATCGATCCTGCCGTATCGTTGAGGATGCGGCGCGTTCCGACTCCCGCATCCGCTTGGAGCGCCAAGCGCGCCTTGGAATTTCCGCAGCACTCAATCGCGCGGTCGCACTGGCGCGCAGTCCGATCATCGCCCGCATGGACGGAGACGACGTTGCGGCACCCAATCGGCTGCAAATGCAGATGGACTTCCTCGGCTCGCATCCGGACGTTGCGGCAGCGGGCAGCTGGGCGCGCGTGATCGGCCATCGAAACGAAGTCATCGGTGAGCTGAAGCCTGACACGCTGCCATCGCGCCTGCGCGAAATCCTTCCGAAACAGAACCCCTTCGTTCACTCCTCGATGGCGATACGAGGAGACATCCTCCGAAGTCTGGGCGGCTATCGTCAGGCTCTGGACGGCGCGGAAGACTACGACCTTTGGCTTCGGATCTCCGAGCGCGCCGAGCTCGCGAACCTGCCGGAATTTCTGCTGAGTTATCGATCGGTGCGGCCGCAGTCCAATGAAGCAGCCATCCGAAAGCAACTGCTCGCAGCTCGCCTCGCCCGGCTTTCGGCCAAGGCTCGACGGGACCACCAGACTGATTTTGTCGATACCCTGCCGGTGCCGCTTGATCTTGCCACCCTTGGTCAGCGGGACGATCTCAGAGCCACCGCGGAGCTTTACCGGCTGCTGGCACGACCGGTTGCCGATCCGGTGCCGGTCGGGGATTTCGGCATCCTCGCTGGAACGGAGCTCAATCATGCCGAACGCAAGACCGCTCAGTTTTGGCTGAGGGACGTTCTGCAAAGCCAGCGAACCTTTGCGGCTCGCAGCATGGCGCTTTACTGGCTGCTCAAATTGCACCCGGCGCGCGGATTGACCCTCATCGGTTCGGCGCTTCGAGCGAAATGA
- a CDS encoding ABC transporter ATP-binding protein, with protein sequence MLNNIIQRLLADPHGPVSLSLRLINDYGRRHWRSYALAMFWMASVAGCTAASAYIVGTAVNEAYINRSFSGVASIAIAIMVIFTIKGISTYGQAVVLARINNQIDAENQRRMFDKLLQQDLSYFSDRHSSEFTARVAYGSGAAGEALRILITTLGRDLMTLTGLLAVMIYHAPWLSLVGVVLMGPSVAIVRHLVKRVRSIAQTEFAGSARLAESMQETIQGLRVVKALNLEDEMRRRFGEDTVILERAGNKLARVMNRSTPMMDTLGGCVVGLMLLYGGYEVIVLGQPPGQFITFVAAFLLAYEPGKRLARLNVDLGSALVGVEMLYKVLDLPNCVRDDHQPDLQVAQGGILFRDVKFSYRESIEVLGGLSFAAAPGKITALVGPSGGGKTTIFNLLLRFYNPDEGEITIDGQSIAALSQASVRGNIAYVGQDIFLFRGTVWQNIAVGRLGASEDDIVAAAKAAHAHDFIMALPAGYETQVGEHGMQLSGGQRQRIAVARAMIRNVPIILLDEPTASLDGESETHVQNAIRRLAEGRTTLVIAHRLNTIKDADMIHLVEGGRIVESGQHENLLRAGARYADFYYSQFGNDPAAIPTEPRLTVNS encoded by the coding sequence GTCGGAACGGCCGTCAATGAAGCCTATATCAATCGGAGTTTTTCCGGCGTCGCATCGATTGCCATTGCGATCATGGTGATTTTCACCATCAAAGGCATCTCGACTTACGGCCAGGCCGTGGTGCTCGCGAGGATCAACAATCAGATCGACGCCGAGAACCAACGCCGGATGTTCGACAAGCTTTTGCAACAGGATTTATCCTACTTCAGCGACCGGCATTCCTCCGAGTTCACGGCGCGGGTTGCCTACGGCAGCGGCGCAGCCGGCGAAGCGCTCCGGATCCTGATCACGACGCTCGGTCGCGATCTGATGACGTTGACCGGCCTGCTTGCGGTCATGATCTATCATGCGCCGTGGCTGTCACTCGTCGGCGTGGTGCTGATGGGACCGTCTGTTGCGATCGTGCGCCATCTGGTCAAACGTGTCCGAAGCATCGCCCAGACCGAATTTGCCGGCTCAGCCCGCCTCGCTGAATCGATGCAGGAAACCATCCAGGGACTGCGCGTCGTCAAAGCCCTCAACCTCGAGGACGAGATGCGCCGCCGCTTTGGCGAGGATACGGTCATCCTCGAGCGCGCCGGAAACAAGCTCGCACGGGTCATGAACCGCTCCACGCCGATGATGGATACGCTCGGCGGCTGCGTGGTCGGTCTCATGCTGCTCTATGGGGGATATGAGGTCATCGTGCTCGGCCAGCCGCCCGGGCAATTCATCACATTTGTCGCGGCGTTTCTGCTCGCCTACGAGCCCGGGAAGCGGCTTGCGCGATTGAACGTCGATCTCGGCAGCGCTCTGGTCGGAGTCGAGATGCTGTACAAGGTCCTCGACCTGCCGAATTGCGTTCGCGACGATCACCAGCCTGACCTTCAGGTCGCTCAAGGCGGGATTCTCTTCCGCGACGTCAAGTTCTCTTATCGTGAGAGCATCGAAGTTCTTGGCGGCCTGTCTTTCGCAGCCGCGCCCGGAAAGATCACGGCGCTCGTTGGCCCATCCGGCGGAGGCAAGACGACGATCTTCAATCTTCTTCTTCGTTTCTATAATCCGGATGAAGGAGAGATCACCATCGACGGGCAGAGCATAGCGGCGCTGTCGCAGGCCTCGGTTCGCGGCAATATCGCCTATGTGGGCCAGGATATTTTCCTGTTCAGAGGCACCGTGTGGCAGAACATCGCGGTGGGCCGTCTCGGCGCCAGCGAAGACGATATCGTCGCCGCGGCGAAAGCAGCTCACGCGCACGATTTCATCATGGCGCTGCCGGCAGGCTATGAAACACAGGTCGGCGAACATGGGATGCAGCTTTCAGGCGGGCAGCGCCAACGGATCGCCGTGGCGCGAGCGATGATCCGGAATGTGCCGATCATCCTGCTCGACGAGCCCACCGCTTCTCTCGACGGCGAATCGGAAACCCACGTCCAGAACGCGATACGCCGGTTGGCCGAAGGCCGCACGACACTGGTCATCGCGCATCGGCTGAACACCATCAAGGACGCGGACATGATCCACCTCGTTGAGGGAGGACGCATCGTCGAATCGGGTCAGCACGAGAACCTGTTGCGGGCCGGCGCCCGCTACGCCGACTTCTATTATTCCCAGTTCGGTAACGACCCAGCGGCGATACCGACCGAACCCCGGCTGACCGTCAACTCGTAG